Proteins from a genomic interval of Arachis hypogaea cultivar Tifrunner chromosome 10, arahy.Tifrunner.gnm2.J5K5, whole genome shotgun sequence:
- the LOC112716177 gene encoding indole-3-pyruvate monooxygenase YUCCA6 translates to MDYCSERETEGKQAHDPLFIAMKNCGYKSRSLTPNKNKKEWIEGPVIVGAGPSGLATAACLKEKGIPSVILERSNCIASLWQLKTYDRLHLHLPKQFCELPLMGFPPDFPTYPTKQQFVQYLEDYADRFGIRPRFNETVDRAEFDSRIGMWKLITSGGSSTEYTCRWLIVATGENAEAVVPQIEGIQEFQGAIRHTSLYKSGEEFRGKKVLVVGCGNSGMEVCLDLCNHDAAPSLCVRDSVHILPREMLGKSTFGLSMWLLKWFPLRLVDRFLLIVSWLMLGDTSRFGLDRPRLGPLELKNLSGKTPVLDVGTLAKIKGGDIKVRPSIKRLKRHTVEFVDGRIENFDAIILATGYKSNVPYWLKENDMFSKEDGFPMKPFPNGWKGRNGLYAVGFTKKGLLGASIDAKRIAQDIERCYKHEANNHHANNAFPQSNS, encoded by the exons TATTCATAGCAATGAAAAATTGTGGTTATAAATCCAGGTCCTTAACACCGAATAAGAATAAAAAGGAATGGATTGAAGGTCCGGTCATCGTGGGAGCCGGACCTTCCGGACTGGCCACGGCAGCCTGCCTCAAAGAAAAAGGCATCCCGTCGGTAATCCTGGAGCGATCCAACTGCATAGCTTCGTTATGGCAGTTAAAAACCTACGACCGCCTTCACCTTCACTTGCCCAAGCAATTCTGCGAGCTTCCATTGATGGGATTCCCTCCAGATTTTCCCACCTATCCAACCAAGCAGCAGTTCGTACAGTACTTGGAGGACTACGCCGACCGGTTCGGGATTAGGCCGCGGTTCAATGAGACCGTGGACCGAGCCGAGTTCGACTCCAGAATTGGGATGTGGAAGTTGATCACTAGTGGCGGTTCAAGTACTGAGTACACGTGCCGGTGGTTGATCGTGGCCACCGGCGAGAATGCGGAGGCGGTGGTGCCGCAGATTGAAGGGATTCAGGAATTTCAAGGGGCTATAAGGCACACGAGTTTGTATAAAAGTGGAGAAGAGTTTAGAGGGAAGAAGGTTTTGGTTGTTGGATGCGGAAATTCCGGCATGGAAGTTTGTTTGGATCTTTGTAACCATGATGCTGCTCCTTCACTTTGTGTTAGAGATTCA GTACACATCCTACCACGAGAGATGCTGGGAAAATCAACTTTTGGGCTGTCCATGTGGTTACTGAAGTGGTTTCCATTGCGACTTGTCGATCGGTTCCTCCTGATCGTGTCATGGCTCATGCTAGGTGACACTTCGCGGTTCGGTTTGGATCGGCCTCGTTTGGGTCCCCTCGAACTCAAGAACCTCTCCGGAAAGACCCCTGTCCTAGATGTGGGTACCCTTGCCAAGATTAAAGGTGGAGACATTAAG GTGCGTCCAAGCATAAAGCGGCTAAAACGTCACACTGTGGAGTTTGTCGATGGAAGAATAGAGAATTTTGATGCCATCATTTTGGCAACTGGTTACAAAAGCAATGTACCCTATTGGCTAAAG GAAAATGATATGTTCTCAAAGGAAGATGGTTTCCCAATGAAGCCATTCCCAAATGGGTGGAAAGGAAGGAATGGACTCTATGCTGTGGGTTTCACCAAAAAGGGACTGCTTGGTGCATCCATTGATGCAAAGAGAATAGCTCAAGACATTGAGAGGTGTTACAAACATGAGGCAAATAATCATCATGCTAATAATGCCTTCCCTCAATCAAATTCATAG